One genomic segment of Mytilus trossulus isolate FHL-02 chromosome 4, PNRI_Mtr1.1.1.hap1, whole genome shotgun sequence includes these proteins:
- the LOC134714966 gene encoding enhancer of mRNA-decapping protein 3-like, with protein sequence MCTGFVGSIVSLDCGETLGTYQGLVSKIDESTQMVSITQAYRNGVKCDVQGITISGSDIKELKIIKNKEEAVLKEATPSKLLTVSYNSECPSPVKVCSLETFIFPQDNGPNVQNSAQRNGHRKNGYKQTSNGQRISPPNGQRISPSNGLRVSPPNGQRISPPNGQRISPQNTQRLSPPSVGYNNRQSPATGQYQQRYSPNEFINGNGNRRSPPNVNGKYKARYSPNNILQERNHTPTYDNGRESYTPTKEDQAMRPRLNSATENRNKKQSTPRKIDFRKRSQSRDDCCFSAPTQSCMDEFDFEKNLALFDKKAVFQEIENSGPEITRANEPKKPLKYRHDENVLETKKSVLQQIKVPNGHGTSQLFVTDTGLVVPSISPDLRSRLFSTAEKFGFTQERQIEMVGRSASEMVLQLLGGPHRLNPNNGHQVPTVVLLCGPHLQGTQAINCARHLSNHNVNVYLVLPNFIKMNKYMEEELKLFAFCDGNRISNLKDLPLGSVDIIINALDNQETPNLKDQVWYKTLVEWANQNRAPVLAMDPPVESNSVRAKWCLSIGLPLNMAMQSSQLYLCDLGFSKKVFAEVGIKYLSPFSHKFTIPLHPKE encoded by the exons ATGTGTACTGGTTTTGTTGGAAGTATAGTGTCCTTGGACTGTGGTGAGACCCTGGGTACTTACCAAGGTCTGGTCTCTAAGATTGATGAATCAACTCAGATGGTTTCAATCACTCAGGCCTACAGAAATGGTGTTAAGTGTGATGTACAAGGCATTACAATCAG CGGCAGTGATATAAAGGAgttaaaaatcatcaaaaacaaGGAAGAGGCAGTTTTAAAAGAAGCCACACCATCCAAGCTTTTAACAGTTAGTTATAACTCAGAATGTCCTTCTCCTGTTAAAGTATGCAGTTTGGAAACATTCATATTCCCACAAGACAATGGTCCCAATGTGCAAAATAGTGCTCAAAGAAATGGACATAGAAAAAATGGCTATAAACAAACATCAAACGGACAGAGAATTTCTCCTCCAAATGGACAAAGAATATCTCCTTCGAACGGACTAAGAGTTTCTCCTCCAAATGGCCAAAGAATTTCTCCTCCAAATGGACAGAGAATTTCTCCTCAAAATACTCAAAGACTATCTCCCCCTAGTGTTGGTTACAATAATAGACAATCACCAGCGACTGGTCAATATCAGCAAAGATATTCTCCCAATGAATTTATTAATGGTAACGGCAACAGGAGGTCTCCTCCTAATGTTAATGGTAAATACAAAGCCAGATATTCACCAAATAACATTCTTCAGGAGAGAAATCATACACCAACATATGATAATGGACGAGAAAGTTACACACCTACAAAAGAGGACCAAGCAATGAGACCTCGTCTCAATTCTG ccACTGAAAATCGGAACAAGAAACAATCAACTCCAAGAAAGATAGACTTCCGTAAAAGATCACAGTCCAGGGATGATTGTTGTTTTAGTGCTCCAACACAGTCTTGCATGGatgaatttgattttgaaaaaaatttggccTTGTTTGACAAAAAAGCTGTATTTCAAGAAATAGAAAACTCTGGACCAGAAATAACCCGGGCCAATGAACCAAAAAAGCCTCTGAAGTACAGACATGATGAAAATGTACTTGAAACCAAAAAGTCAGTTCTCCAGCAGATCAAAGTACCAAATGGACATGGCACGTCTCAGTTATTTGTTACAG ATACAGGGCTAGTTGTTCCTAGTATTTCACCAGACTTAAGAAGTCGTTTATTTTCTACTGCTGAGAAGTTTGGGTTTACTCAAGAAAGACAGATAGAAATGGTTGGACGTTCAGCTAGTGAAATGGTTCTACAGCTTCTTGGAGGCCCACACAG ATTAAATCCAAACAATGGGCATCAGGTGCCTACAGTAGTGCTATTATGTGGTCCACACCTTCAGGGAACTCAGGCCATTAACTGTGCCAGACATCTGTCCAACCATAACGTCAATGTCTATCTAGTCCTGCCAAACTTtatcaaaatgaacaaatatatgGAGGAGGAACTTAAGCTGTTTGCTTTCTGTGATGGCAACAGGATCTCAAATCTCAAAG atctcCCATTAGGATCAGTTGACATTATCATTAATGCATTAGACAATCAGGAAACACCAAATCTCAAAGATCAAGTCTGGTACAAGACCTTAGTAGAATGGGCCAACCAAAACAGGGCTCCTGTGTTAGCTATGGACCCACCAGTAGAATCCAACTCAGTCAGAGCTAAATGGTGTTTAAGTATTGGACTTCCTTTAAACATGGCCATGCAGTCATCACAATTATACTTATGTGATCTTGGCTTCTCAAAGAAAGTCTTCGCAGAAGTTGGAATCAAATACTTGTCACCATTCTCACACAAGTTCACTATTCCTCTCCATCCTAAAGAGTAG